The following proteins are encoded in a genomic region of Actinomadura sp. NAK00032:
- a CDS encoding MFS transporter: MNELTAARRPGERGAAQVGRSWLLGYAAAWFGYWLVILLPPQFMTPHLIGRIAADDKVDVLSYLLIQNSVVVVLCVPLAGMACDRTRTRFGRRRVWALGGFAVAAVPYALIGAQTSWPVVAGLMVVVSMGAAAVLAALSAVIADRVPHHQRGAASAAMGVPQVVALVVGMVLVTMVVTSVPGMWALIAVLAAVSALPFFLVRTRTRPALQEAGPAPGAGGRVPFPHPRRHPDYYWALLSRVLINAGNLAGTTYLLYFLTDVLHRRDPDGSLLVLTLIYLVCCAATGWLGGRASDALGRRRDLIAVAGALQAGAAALLAIAPTWPSAMAGAVLLGAGYGAFLSVDQALVTDVLPDQRSRARDLGVVNAAQNVPLAFGVAWFVLTFVGGYRVLYAVSAVIMLLGSASVYRIRSVR; encoded by the coding sequence GTGAACGAACTGACCGCCGCCCGCCGCCCCGGCGAGCGCGGCGCCGCGCAGGTCGGGCGCAGCTGGCTGCTCGGCTACGCCGCCGCGTGGTTCGGGTACTGGCTGGTGATCCTGCTGCCGCCGCAGTTCATGACGCCGCACCTCATCGGCCGCATCGCGGCGGACGACAAGGTGGACGTGCTGTCCTACCTGCTGATCCAGAACTCCGTGGTGGTGGTGCTGTGCGTGCCGCTCGCCGGGATGGCCTGCGACCGCACCCGGACCCGCTTCGGCCGCCGCCGCGTCTGGGCGCTCGGCGGGTTCGCGGTCGCGGCCGTCCCGTACGCCTTGATCGGCGCGCAGACGAGCTGGCCGGTCGTGGCGGGCCTGATGGTCGTCGTGTCGATGGGCGCGGCGGCGGTGCTCGCCGCGCTCAGCGCCGTGATCGCCGACCGGGTGCCGCACCACCAGCGGGGCGCCGCGTCCGCCGCGATGGGCGTCCCGCAGGTCGTCGCGCTCGTCGTCGGGATGGTGCTGGTGACGATGGTCGTCACGTCCGTCCCCGGGATGTGGGCGCTGATCGCGGTGCTGGCGGCCGTGTCGGCGCTGCCGTTCTTCCTCGTCCGGACGCGGACGCGCCCCGCCTTGCAGGAGGCGGGACCGGCGCCGGGCGCGGGCGGGCGGGTCCCGTTCCCGCATCCGCGCCGGCACCCGGACTACTACTGGGCGCTGCTGTCACGCGTGCTGATCAACGCCGGGAACCTGGCCGGGACGACGTACCTGCTGTACTTCCTCACCGACGTCCTGCACCGGCGCGACCCCGACGGGTCGCTGCTGGTCCTCACGCTGATCTACCTGGTGTGCTGCGCGGCGACCGGCTGGCTCGGCGGGAGGGCGTCGGACGCGCTCGGCCGCCGCCGCGACCTCATCGCCGTCGCGGGCGCGCTCCAGGCGGGCGCGGCGGCGCTGCTCGCGATCGCGCCGACCTGGCCGTCCGCCATGGCGGGCGCGGTGCTGCTCGGGGCGGGCTACGGCGCGTTCCTGTCGGTCGACCAGGCGCTCGTCACCGACGTGCTCCCCGACCAGCGCAGCCGCGCCCGCGACCTCGGTGTCGTCAACGCGGCGCAGAACGTCCCGCTGGCCTTCGGCGTCGCCTGGTTCGTGCTCACCTTCGTGGGCGGCTACCGCGTGCTGTACGCGGTGTCCGCCGTGATCATGCTGCTGGGCTCCGCCTCCGTTTACCGGATCAGGAGTGTCCGTTGA
- a CDS encoding sulfatase, whose product MKAVMVMFDTLNRRFLPPYGASDVHAPNFARLAERTATFDNCYGGSMPCMPARREMHTGRHNFLHRGWGPLEPFDDSVPEMLKENGVYTHLATDHQHYWLDGGATYHPRYNTFEFFRGQEGDEWKGHVADPEVPDSVPHTANPLRRQDWVNRLYMKDEADHPQTGTFDAGVHFIKTNHAEDNWFLQIETFDPHEPFFSYDHYKKLYPDDYDGPHFDWPDYRRVTETPEQVEHLRNQYLALLSMCDRSLGRVLDLMDELSLWDDTLLIVCTDHGLLLGEHDWWGKNAPPFWDETIHTPLFIWDPRSRVAGERRSSLVQTIDFGPTLLEFFGVDRTADMLGVPLRETVARDSPVREAGLFGCFGGHVSVTDGRHVYMRACAEPGNRPLAEYTLMPTHMRGRMPVETLRDATLESPFSFTKGVPPLRLPGFSYTDPHAFGTLLYDLAADPEQLSPLIDDDLELRMAALMVDLMRANDAPPEQYERLGLPADGPVASGHLLVRRQWEQVVASERPPLTAAEFPASRLSVTTPTRLLVAEPAAEAVLRKHLGALMDSPLLPEAMPFSLLEIAGLAVGVIDRETLHAIAADLAAL is encoded by the coding sequence GTGAAAGCGGTCATGGTCATGTTCGACACCCTCAACCGGCGCTTCCTGCCGCCGTACGGGGCATCGGACGTGCATGCCCCGAACTTCGCGCGGCTCGCCGAGCGCACCGCGACGTTCGACAACTGCTACGGCGGGAGCATGCCGTGCATGCCGGCGCGGCGGGAGATGCACACCGGCCGCCACAACTTCCTGCACCGGGGCTGGGGGCCGCTTGAGCCCTTCGACGACTCCGTCCCGGAGATGCTGAAGGAGAACGGCGTCTACACCCATCTCGCCACCGACCACCAGCACTACTGGCTGGACGGCGGCGCGACCTACCACCCGCGCTACAACACCTTCGAGTTCTTCCGGGGGCAGGAGGGCGACGAGTGGAAGGGGCATGTCGCCGATCCCGAGGTGCCCGACTCCGTCCCGCATACGGCGAACCCGCTGCGCCGCCAAGACTGGGTGAACCGCCTCTACATGAAGGACGAGGCCGACCATCCGCAGACGGGCACGTTCGACGCGGGCGTGCACTTCATCAAGACCAACCATGCCGAGGACAACTGGTTCCTCCAGATCGAGACGTTCGACCCGCACGAGCCCTTCTTCTCTTACGACCACTACAAGAAGCTCTACCCGGACGACTACGACGGCCCGCATTTCGACTGGCCCGACTACCGGCGCGTGACGGAGACGCCCGAGCAGGTCGAGCACCTGCGGAACCAGTACCTGGCGCTGCTGTCGATGTGCGACCGGTCGCTCGGACGCGTCCTGGACCTGATGGACGAACTGTCCCTGTGGGACGACACCCTCCTGATCGTCTGCACCGACCACGGCCTGCTGCTCGGCGAGCACGACTGGTGGGGGAAGAACGCACCGCCGTTCTGGGACGAGACCATCCACACCCCGCTGTTCATCTGGGACCCGCGCAGCCGGGTCGCCGGGGAACGGCGGTCTAGCCTCGTCCAGACCATCGACTTCGGGCCGACGCTGCTGGAGTTCTTCGGCGTCGACCGCACCGCCGACATGCTGGGCGTCCCGCTGCGGGAGACCGTCGCGCGCGACTCCCCCGTCCGGGAGGCGGGCCTGTTCGGCTGCTTCGGCGGCCACGTCAGCGTCACCGACGGCCGCCACGTCTACATGCGCGCCTGCGCGGAACCGGGGAACCGGCCGCTCGCCGAGTACACGCTCATGCCCACCCACATGCGCGGCCGCATGCCGGTGGAGACGCTCCGCGACGCCACCCTGGAATCCCCCTTCTCCTTCACGAAGGGCGTGCCGCCGCTACGCCTCCCCGGCTTCTCCTACACCGACCCGCACGCGTTCGGCACGCTCCTCTACGACCTGGCCGCCGACCCCGAGCAACTGTCACCGCTCATCGACGACGACCTGGAGCTGCGCATGGCCGCCTTGATGGTCGACTTGATGCGTGCGAACGACGCGCCTCCGGAGCAGTACGAGCGGCTCGGCCTTCCGGCGGACGGCCCGGTGGCATCCGGGCACCTGCTCGTCCGGCGGCAGTGGGAGCAGGTCGTGGCGTCGGAGCGCCCGCCGCTGACCGCCGCCGAGTTCCCCGCGTCCCGCCTGTCGGTGACGACCCCGACCCGGCTCCTGGTCGCCGAACCGGCCGCCGAGGCGGTGCTGCGCAAGCACCTGGGCGCCCTCATGGACAGCCCGCTGCTGCCCGAGGCGATGCCGTTCTCCCTGCTGGAGATCGCGGGCCTGGCGGTCGGCGTCATCGACCGCGAGACCCTGCACGCGATCGCCGCCGACCTGGCGGCCCTGTGA
- a CDS encoding formylglycine-generating enzyme family protein, whose product MPEPGTAPKPGTAPEPALKRLPGGTFLMGGDDPDANPGDGEGPVREVAVAPFAISPYTVTNDEFAAFADATGHRTDAERFGWSHVFAGFLPGRLRRVSPRAGRAPWWCAVRGADWRHPEGPGSTLDGRADHPVVHVSWNDAAAFCRWAGVRLPAETEWEYAARGGLTGKRYPWGDDLTPDGEHMCNIWQGHFPTRNTAEDGYKGTAPVTAFPPNGYGLHNMAGNVWEWCADAWGDGRALRGGSYLCHASYCNRYRIAARTANSPDSSSGNTGFRYAAD is encoded by the coding sequence GTGCCGGAGCCTGGGACCGCGCCCAAGCCTGGGACCGCGCCGGAGCCTGCGCTGAAACGCCTCCCCGGCGGGACGTTCCTGATGGGCGGCGACGACCCGGACGCCAACCCCGGCGACGGCGAGGGCCCGGTCCGCGAGGTCGCCGTGGCCCCGTTCGCGATCTCCCCGTACACCGTCACCAACGACGAGTTCGCCGCGTTCGCCGACGCGACCGGCCACCGCACCGACGCCGAGCGGTTCGGCTGGTCGCACGTCTTCGCGGGGTTCCTGCCGGGCCGGCTGCGCCGCGTCTCCCCCAGGGCCGGCCGCGCCCCGTGGTGGTGCGCCGTGCGCGGCGCGGACTGGCGGCACCCCGAAGGGCCCGGCTCGACCCTCGACGGACGGGCGGACCATCCCGTCGTCCACGTCTCCTGGAACGACGCCGCCGCGTTCTGCCGCTGGGCAGGCGTCCGGCTGCCGGCGGAAACCGAATGGGAGTACGCGGCCCGCGGCGGCCTGACCGGGAAACGCTACCCGTGGGGCGACGACCTCACCCCGGACGGCGAGCACATGTGCAACATCTGGCAGGGCCATTTCCCCACCCGCAACACCGCCGAGGACGGCTACAAGGGCACGGCCCCCGTCACCGCCTTCCCGCCCAACGGCTACGGCCTGCACAACATGGCCGGAAACGTCTGGGAATGGTGCGCCGACGCCTGGGGCGACGGCAGGGCACTGCGCGGCGGCTCCTACCTGTGCCACGCGTCCTACTGCAACCGCTACCGCATCGCCGCCCGCACCGCCAACTCCCCCGACAGCTCCTCGGGCAACACCGGCTTCCGCTACGCCGCCGACTGA
- a CDS encoding TetR/AcrR family transcriptional regulator, with translation MSPKHQGTDETVARILTEALRVHAERGHEGFTMKAVIAATGMSSGSLYHHFGSFDGLAAALYARCMADLLDALLDALAGVTDARAGVEAATRAYLGFTRERSDAARFIHSSAYAAFLPEHAAVIAELKTPRIAKLVAWMLPHVAGGRVARLSPVMMEMLLIGPVAETARRWLSDPSAVDLDEAAAVLPSRIWASLQP, from the coding sequence ATGTCGCCTAAGCACCAGGGCACGGACGAGACCGTCGCGCGGATCCTGACCGAGGCGCTCCGGGTACACGCCGAGCGCGGGCACGAGGGCTTCACGATGAAGGCCGTCATCGCCGCCACCGGGATGAGCAGCGGCAGCCTCTACCACCATTTCGGATCGTTCGACGGCCTCGCCGCCGCCCTCTACGCGCGCTGCATGGCCGACCTGCTCGACGCCCTGTTGGACGCGTTGGCCGGCGTCACTGACGCGCGAGCGGGTGTCGAGGCGGCGACACGGGCCTACCTGGGTTTCACGCGCGAGCGCAGTGACGCGGCACGGTTCATCCATTCCTCGGCCTATGCGGCGTTCCTGCCGGAGCACGCGGCCGTCATCGCGGAACTGAAGACGCCGCGCATCGCGAAGCTCGTGGCGTGGATGCTGCCGCATGTGGCGGGCGGCCGGGTCGCGCGGCTGTCGCCGGTGATGATGGAGATGCTCCTGATCGGGCCGGTCGCCGAGACGGCGCGGCGCTGGCTGTCCGATCCGAGCGCCGTGGACCTGGACGAGGCCGCCGCCGTCCTGCCGTCCCGTATCTGGGCGTCCCTCCAGCCGTGA
- a CDS encoding SDR family NAD(P)-dependent oxidoreductase, whose protein sequence is MSEALRVAVTGGNRGVGRAVAGEAARRGHRVVIVARRPDAGAAAAREVGAELVVGDLSSVRAVRELAGELADVDVLVHNAGVWPSRRVLTEDGFEQAFFTNHLAPFLLNRLLEERLRRVVQVSAGLYVTGRVDPDRTPTGDDFHAVHTYANTKLANLMMVPLFAERWKDAGGTIDAVHPGVLRTDLGARTGLFGVLLKTVKWTLKPASKSGPPVADLITADGTGRYFHVRKETPLKAKALDAPLAARLWDDAEKLLDVA, encoded by the coding sequence ATGAGCGAGGCGTTGCGGGTCGCCGTCACCGGCGGGAACCGGGGTGTGGGACGCGCGGTGGCGGGCGAGGCCGCCCGGCGGGGGCACCGGGTGGTGATCGTGGCGCGGCGGCCGGACGCGGGCGCGGCCGCCGCGCGCGAGGTCGGTGCGGAGCTGGTCGTGGGCGACCTGTCGTCCGTGCGGGCCGTGCGGGAGCTGGCCGGTGAGCTGGCCGACGTCGACGTGCTCGTCCACAACGCGGGCGTCTGGCCCAGCCGCCGGGTGCTCACCGAGGACGGGTTCGAGCAGGCGTTCTTCACCAACCACCTCGCGCCGTTCCTGCTGAACCGGCTGCTGGAGGAGCGGCTGCGGCGGGTGGTGCAGGTCAGCGCGGGCCTGTACGTCACCGGGCGGGTCGACCCGGACAGGACGCCGACCGGGGACGACTTCCATGCCGTCCACACGTATGCCAACACGAAGCTGGCGAACCTGATGATGGTCCCGCTGTTCGCAGAACGGTGGAAGGACGCCGGGGGGACGATCGACGCGGTCCATCCCGGAGTGCTCCGGACGGACCTCGGCGCGCGCACGGGACTCTTCGGCGTCCTGCTGAAGACGGTCAAGTGGACGCTGAAACCCGCGTCGAAGAGCGGGCCGCCCGTCGCCGACCTGATCACCGCCGACGGAACGGGCCGGTACTTCCACGTGCGGAAGGAGACGCCGTTGAAGGCGAAGGCGCTCGACGCGCCGCTGGCGGCGAGGCTCTGGGACGACGCCGAGAAACTGCTCGATGTCGCCTAA